The Blastococcus sp. HT6-4 genome window below encodes:
- a CDS encoding endo-1,4-beta-xylanase, which yields MTPAAAADAVRRTESTLTVRSADGAPCADREVLVQQLRHDFAFGNIGFDFVGLANQEQGGTRENVFGGADPEAAQRLEGLWLDVFNTATLPFYWAGFEPVEGQPDTRRLQATAAWFRERGVSVKGHPLVWHTLTPDWLGEYPASEVEEIVRARVRREVTALAGLVDTWDAINEVVIMPVFSNEERQNPITALCRRIGRIPTIRLAFEEARRAHPATTLILNDFNLSTAYECLIEGVLEAGVQVDALGLQSHMHQGYWGEERTLEVLERFSRYGLPLHWTETTLVSGDLMPPEIVDLNDHQVDEWPSTPDGEERQADDVVRHYRTLLGHPAVEAVTYWGITDQGAWLGAPAGLVRTDGTPKPAYDALRGLVKDEWWLPPTRLRTDGEGRVPVCGWPGDYSVSIGDRSATWQLRRDAPISEATLA from the coding sequence ATGACCCCCGCAGCGGCCGCCGACGCCGTCCGGCGCACCGAGTCGACCCTCACCGTGCGCTCCGCCGACGGCGCGCCGTGCGCCGACCGGGAGGTCCTGGTCCAGCAGCTCCGGCACGACTTCGCCTTCGGCAACATCGGCTTCGACTTCGTGGGACTCGCCAACCAGGAGCAGGGCGGGACCCGGGAGAACGTCTTCGGCGGCGCCGATCCCGAGGCTGCCCAGCGGCTCGAGGGCCTGTGGCTCGACGTGTTCAACACCGCGACGCTGCCGTTCTACTGGGCCGGCTTCGAGCCGGTGGAAGGGCAGCCGGACACCCGGCGGCTGCAGGCCACCGCGGCGTGGTTCCGCGAGCGCGGGGTGTCGGTCAAGGGGCATCCGCTGGTCTGGCACACGCTGACGCCGGACTGGCTGGGGGAGTACCCCGCCTCCGAGGTCGAGGAGATCGTGCGGGCGCGCGTCCGGCGTGAGGTCACCGCCCTCGCCGGGCTGGTCGACACCTGGGACGCGATCAACGAGGTCGTGATCATGCCGGTGTTCTCCAACGAGGAGCGGCAGAACCCGATCACAGCCCTGTGCCGCCGCATCGGCCGGATCCCGACCATCCGGCTCGCCTTCGAGGAGGCCCGCCGGGCCCACCCCGCGACGACGCTGATCCTGAACGACTTCAACCTGTCGACGGCGTACGAGTGCCTCATCGAAGGTGTCCTCGAGGCCGGCGTGCAGGTGGACGCCCTCGGCCTGCAGAGCCACATGCACCAGGGCTACTGGGGCGAGGAGCGGACGCTGGAGGTCCTGGAGCGGTTCTCTCGCTACGGCCTCCCGCTGCACTGGACCGAGACGACCCTGGTCTCCGGCGACCTCATGCCCCCGGAGATCGTGGACCTCAACGACCACCAGGTCGACGAGTGGCCCTCCACGCCCGACGGCGAGGAGCGGCAGGCCGACGACGTCGTCCGCCACTACCGGACGCTCCTCGGGCACCCGGCCGTCGAGGCCGTGACCTACTGGGGGATCACCGACCAAGGGGCCTGGCTCGGCGCGCCCGCCGGGCTGGTGCGCACCGACGGCACTCCCAAGCCCGCGTACGACGCACTCCGCGGCCTGGTCAAGGACGAGTGGTGGTTGCCGCCGACCCGGCTGCGGACCGACGGAGAGGGCCGGGTCCCGGTGTGCGGCTGGCCCGGCGACTACTCGGTGTCGATCGGCGACCGCTCCGCCACCTGGCAGTTGCGGCGCGACGCGCCGATCTCGGAGGCCACCCTGGCCTGA
- a CDS encoding glycoside hydrolase family 3 N-terminal domain-containing protein, translating to MVINVDTDTAPWRDPEVPAEDRVADLVHRMTLEEKVAQLYGVWVGIDATEGEVAPHQHEMAAMPVDWEELIRSGLGQLTRPFGTAPVDPLLGAKGLAESQRQIMSAGRFGIPALVHEECLTGLAAWTATVFPSPLCWAASFDPDLVQRMGAAIGSSMRRLGVHQGLAPVLDVARDLRWGRVEETMGEDPHLVGTIGSAYVRGLESSGVVATLKHFVGYSASRAGRNLAPVSAGPREIADVFLPPFEMALRAGARSVMNSYTDIDGVPAAGDPALLTSLLRDTYGFTGTVVADYFSIAFLQSLHGVAGSPAEAAALALEAGIDVELPTVACYGEPLVAAVRSGAVDEALVDRALRRVLLQKCELGLLDADWSPDSPAVVDGEVTLDPDESRVVARELARRSVVLLANDGTLPLQAGQRLAVVGPRADTAQAMLGCYSFPMHVGVHHPGVPVGVDIPTLAQALKESPAAYDVVVAEGCPVLGGDDAGIEAAAHAAAGADVCVAVLGDQAGLFGNGTSGEGCDAVDLRLPGRQEELLEALLATGTPVVLVLLSGRPYDLSRQVDRLAAVVCGFFPGEEGGPAIAEVLSGRVGPSGRLPVSFPGGAGSQPATYLASPLGRRTDVSSVDPTPLFPFGHGLGYGSATWAGVRPTSGPEWDTDASSVLEVELRNDTDREVTEVVQVYLHDPAAEVVRPVQSLIAARRVDLPAGCAASVRFTLHADLTSFTGRDGLRIVEPGEVELRVGASSADVREVLRFTLSGSRRTVGVDRRLHPESVVEHLPAASGRGSGR from the coding sequence ATGGTCATCAACGTCGACACCGACACTGCGCCCTGGCGCGACCCGGAGGTCCCCGCCGAGGACCGGGTGGCCGATCTGGTCCACCGCATGACGCTGGAGGAGAAGGTCGCCCAGCTCTACGGCGTGTGGGTGGGCATCGACGCCACGGAGGGGGAGGTCGCCCCGCACCAGCACGAGATGGCGGCGATGCCGGTGGACTGGGAGGAGCTGATCCGCAGCGGGCTGGGCCAGCTGACCCGGCCGTTCGGGACGGCGCCGGTCGATCCGCTGCTCGGGGCCAAGGGCCTGGCGGAGAGCCAGCGTCAGATCATGTCCGCCGGGCGCTTCGGGATCCCCGCGCTGGTGCACGAGGAGTGCCTCACGGGGCTCGCGGCGTGGACGGCGACCGTCTTCCCCTCGCCGCTGTGCTGGGCGGCCAGCTTCGACCCGGACCTCGTGCAGCGCATGGGCGCGGCCATCGGGAGCAGCATGCGCCGGCTCGGCGTCCACCAGGGGCTCGCCCCCGTCCTCGACGTCGCCCGGGACCTGCGCTGGGGCCGGGTCGAGGAGACCATGGGCGAGGACCCGCACCTGGTGGGCACGATCGGCAGCGCGTACGTGCGCGGCCTCGAGTCCAGCGGGGTCGTCGCGACGCTGAAGCACTTCGTCGGCTACTCCGCCTCCCGCGCCGGGCGCAACCTCGCCCCGGTGTCGGCCGGCCCACGGGAGATCGCCGACGTGTTCCTCCCGCCGTTCGAGATGGCGCTGCGGGCGGGGGCCCGGTCGGTGATGAACTCCTACACCGACATCGACGGGGTGCCCGCGGCCGGCGACCCCGCCCTCCTGACCTCGCTGCTGCGCGACACCTACGGCTTCACCGGCACCGTCGTGGCCGACTACTTCTCGATCGCCTTCCTGCAGAGCCTGCACGGCGTCGCCGGCTCGCCCGCGGAGGCGGCCGCGCTCGCCCTCGAGGCCGGGATCGACGTGGAGCTGCCGACCGTGGCCTGCTACGGCGAGCCGCTGGTGGCGGCGGTGCGCAGCGGCGCGGTGGACGAGGCGCTCGTGGACCGGGCGCTGCGCCGGGTGCTGCTGCAGAAGTGCGAGCTGGGCCTGCTGGACGCCGACTGGTCGCCCGACTCACCGGCGGTCGTCGACGGCGAGGTCACGCTCGACCCGGACGAGTCCCGGGTCGTGGCCCGGGAGCTCGCCCGCCGCTCGGTGGTGCTGCTCGCCAACGACGGGACCCTGCCGCTGCAGGCGGGGCAGCGCCTGGCGGTCGTGGGCCCCCGTGCCGACACCGCCCAGGCGATGCTGGGCTGCTACTCCTTCCCGATGCACGTCGGCGTGCACCACCCGGGCGTGCCCGTGGGCGTCGACATCCCGACGCTGGCCCAGGCGCTGAAGGAGTCGCCGGCGGCCTACGACGTCGTCGTCGCCGAGGGCTGCCCGGTGCTGGGGGGCGACGACGCGGGCATCGAGGCGGCCGCGCACGCCGCGGCCGGCGCCGACGTCTGCGTGGCCGTCCTGGGGGACCAGGCCGGGCTGTTCGGCAACGGCACCTCGGGGGAGGGCTGCGACGCCGTGGACCTCCGGCTCCCCGGCCGCCAGGAGGAGCTGCTGGAGGCCCTGCTGGCGACGGGCACCCCCGTCGTGCTCGTCCTGCTGTCCGGCCGCCCCTACGACCTGTCCCGGCAGGTCGACCGGCTCGCCGCGGTGGTCTGCGGGTTCTTCCCCGGGGAGGAGGGCGGTCCCGCGATCGCGGAGGTCCTCAGCGGGCGGGTGGGCCCGTCGGGCCGGCTGCCGGTGAGCTTCCCCGGCGGCGCCGGCAGCCAGCCCGCGACCTATCTCGCCTCGCCCCTGGGCCGGCGCACCGACGTGAGCTCGGTGGACCCGACCCCGCTGTTCCCCTTCGGGCACGGGCTGGGATACGGCTCCGCGACCTGGGCGGGAGTGCGGCCGACGAGCGGACCGGAGTGGGACACCGACGCGTCCAGCGTGCTGGAGGTCGAGCTCCGCAACGACACCGACCGCGAGGTCACCGAGGTCGTGCAGGTCTACCTGCACGACCCGGCGGCCGAGGTGGTCCGGCCGGTCCAGTCCCTCATCGCCGCCCGGCGGGTCGATCTCCCGGCAGGCTGCGCGGCGTCGGTCCGGTTCACCCTGCACGCCGATCTCACCTCCTTCACGGGGCGGGACGGGTTGCGGATCGTGGAGCCCGGCGAGGTGGAACTCCGGGTGGGCGCCTCCAGCGCCGACGTGCGGGAGGTTCTCCGGTTCACGCTCTCCGGCAGCCGCCGCACGGTCGGGGTCGACCGCCGGCTGCACCCGGAGAGCGTCGTCGAGCACCTGCCGGCGGCTTCCGGCCGGGGAAGCGGGCGCTGA